The sequence below is a genomic window from Microcebus murinus isolate Inina chromosome 4, M.murinus_Inina_mat1.0, whole genome shotgun sequence.
CGGGAGGGAGCGAATCGCAGCACATGGGCTGCCCCTCCGCCCCGCCGGGTCCTAGTGCCCTCCGGATCCCCAGCACGAGAGCGCCCCGGTGCCTGAGGTCGGGAAGAAGGCGCTTCCCGGGAGACTACAAGAGGGGACCGGCCGCCTCCGCCGGAGGGACACGATGTGTTCTGTTTGGCTGCCTCTCGGAAGCTCCTGACCAAGGAGGAAAAGCCCGCTTCCTCTGCCTCACCCCCGCCCCACAAGCTGTTCACCTGTGAAGGCATCTGACACCTGAATCAGAACCGGAATTCAGGGACATATGGGAACCGAGCTGCAGGGGCAGAAAGGGAGGGGGACAAACGGGGCCAGATGCCAGCCACCTGGGCCTGCCCTGACAGAGCCCTGGGCCACCCCTGTGGAGGAAGGGCTCAGGTGCAGGCAGCTCCAGTTTcatgcccagccccaccccagggagaGGCCCGTGGGCCTAGGAAGGGTGAGGGCAGCCAACACTCCCAAGGAGAGGCCTGCTGCCTGGGGCCTGGCCCAGTGCTGCCTGCCAGCCTGTGCTGGGAGCGGTCCAGAGCGGGGCTCCGGCTGCACGTTAGTATCCCCATGGCAGCTTAAGAAGAAAAACCCATGTCTAGGCCCCTCCACAAATGACTGATCCAACCTACAGCCCAGCTGGGAGCCCTGGCGCAGGAAACTCCTCCTGTCTGTTGTCTgttgggtggggaggagggcaggcaagTCTTCTCTAGGCTGCCCACCCACTGGTAACACTCCAGCACACTGTGGGGAAGGGGTACCGCcacccaccccaacacacacacatcctattcCAACAGTGCTGGTTAGTTCCTGGAAGTTTGGGGGTggtggggaaaagaagaaaaagtttctgGAAGTTTTCTACTGGGAGCATACCTTCTTCATTCCTCACCCCCCTGGAGGGAAGGGGACCTGGTACCAGCCTGCCTTTCagtgcctccctccctgccagcttCATGCTGCCCCTACAGGGAGAAGCAGAGAAGGCAGAGCTGCATTACAGAAACCGGTTTAGCAGTAGAGGGAGACATCAAAGCAATCTAGACTTtgagtaaatacattttattcagaACAAGATAATAAAATAGCGTGCACTTTATTTAAAACCAACCAAGAGCTGAAAAAATATATCACTGCAGCTGTGATTCCACATCAAATCGTAACAGTAAGAACTGGGCATTTATTCTTCACATCATGTGCTGGGCCTGGCAGAGAAGGACACCCACCTCCATCACAAACTCAAAGGAAGAAGTGGCCCCTAACTGCCAAGAAAGGGTGCCCTCGTGGAGAGGGGGCAGCTGGCGGCTCAGCCTGCTCCCCACAGAGCACCCGAAGGGAGAGGGGCTGCCTGTGTtctgcccaggctgctggggcgGACACTGATCAGCGACTCCTCCTCGGTGGCAGGGAATGGAGGAATCGGATAGAGAACCACATGCAGCTGTGCAGACAAGAAAGTGAGTCCTTCTTCCTCCTCAGGGTCTCCGGAGCCCTTCAGGGCATCCGACAGCCATTGCGGGTCCTACTTGCAGGCACAAGCCTGCAAAGCAGCAGCCATCTTTTGCTTTGGCTGAAGGGGAATCAAATTCTGAGAGCAACTGCTGTATTCTTGACACGAAGCAGCCACAGTGCACTTTCCTACATACAGTATGGCAGCGGGCAAGCAGAGGGCCCTGCTGGCTCCGATTAAGGCACTTGTAACAGACTCAAGggacaccctcctccccagccccacaggactCAGAGGACCCCGTTTCCTGCTCCATCATCCTCAGGTCCCATATCCCCTTCCCCACTGCTGGGCAATGAAGAGGACAGGAGCATCTTTGAGGACTGTGACTTGGTGGGAGTACAGGgctggagggaagagaaaagcagGAAGGGAACTGGGGACTCGGCCAAGgagcaggacaggacaggacaggagagCAAGAGCATTAGGAGGAAGCTATGGCAACAGCAGAAGGGAGCTGGTTAAGTCACAGGAGACTGATGGCAGTGAGGCCGCCGAGAGCAGATGCAGAAGCCAGAGGGGTGGCCCCTCCAACCTGCCCTGGCCAAGACAGGCTAGGAACATAGAAAGGGTTAAGAGAACCAACCCCAGACAACGAACCTCAGAAGACAAGGCCCTGGGGACCAGCAGTGGGGAtgggctctctctctcttagcTGGGGATCAAGGTTCTGAAGGTTCAGAGACAGGGCAAGAAGAGGGCAAGGGCCCAGCAGGAGGGCTGTGCGCCCTGAAGCAACTCAGGTCTTTGGTATGGTGAAGGCGCATGGGGCGTTCTGCTCATTCCTCCTCCATGCTGCGGGGCCCCTTGGCTGCTCGCCTCTGCCGCCAGCGCATCTCCTCCACCTGGCGCTCCAGCCCTCGCACCTTGGCCTCCAGATGGGCCCCCGAGGCCCGGGTGCCAGTGAGCCGGCTCAGCAAGGCATAGAGGGTCAGCAAGGCCAGGAGCAGCAGGGCCCGGGTGGAAGGGTCGGGCACCGACCTCACCAGGGCCACAAAGCCGGCCAGGAAGATGACAAGCTTCAGGCCCCACAGGATCCTCCCCAGCAGTGCCAGGACCAAGCCGAGGAGCAGGGACAGCAGCCAGTACATGACCAGGGCCCCTGCTCCCCACAGCAGGAAGGTCTGGACCTGGCCAGGGCTGAGCTTCAGGCCCTCAGTGATGTGATCACCTGGAAGAGGGGAGAGGCAGAGTCACCCCAGAGAAGTGGTGAGGGGAAGAGGGTGAGAACTTAAAAAGTGGGAGGTACCAGCCCCTTGTAAAGGAATAATCTGTTCTCAGACTCAAAGAGCTAAGGGTTGGAATCTCAGCTCTGTTTCTGCTTGCTGTGGGACCTTGCACCTTTTGTTGAGCCAcagtttcatttattaaatgggAACAATTCCACCTGCCTCACTGGGCCTTGAATAACAAGTAAATGAGATACTACGCTCAGCATGATGTCTGATGGGACATATACAACTGGTACATGGTGGTGGTAGTTCTTAGCCTGCTCTTGTGCCATGTCTGGGGAAACCTGGGAAGTGTCAAGCAGCTTGGAGAAAAGTCTACACCCTGACAAAGATAAACTCCCACAAACAGGAAGGCACAGGTGAAGCTCCCCGAGGATCCAGTTGTATACCACTCACCATCTAGCCCCAAGGCATTCAGCAGCTGTGCTGCGATCCCAGACAGAGCAAAGAAGGCCATAGAGATGGCTGATGAGATGCCCCACATCACCTGGGACGAGGTCTGTGGAAAAAGCATAGAGTAAAATGAGCCCATAAGTAATGATGCTGCTCTCCTTAAGCCCAGTCACCACTGCCCAGGCAAGGCCTGCAGGAAGGTCTCCAACTCGCTTCTCAGCCCGTGGTGAAGGGCCCAGGTCAGAGGTTTGGAGGCCCTGGGCCTCGCTGAGGGGGCCCTTCCACATCCACCTTCCAGTGCAAAGGATGTACAACAGGCCATTCCTCCTTCCTAAACTGGAAACTAGGACATCTGGGACCTAATTCAACTGATTTGCTGGGATACTCTGGAGGAAAGAGTTGGTGTACTTGTGTATGAATGGGGGTTGGGGGATCATCAAATCCCTTGAGTGATCACCAAATTCTATAGTCACCAAATGGCATGGTTTATAAACATGGCTCATTTCCTAGTCTTTCTCACAAAGAAAGGGCAGGAGCCAGGGAAAGGAATGGAGCTAAAAGGCCCTAGGGTAGGAATCAAATGAGGAGGCAGCAAAAGGCAAGTACCATGGGGCTTCTTTTTGTGGCACTTGGGGCTCTCTGCACCAGGGATTATGACACTGAGAAGATGCAGAGCCAAGATGAGGTGGCCATTACCAACAcctcttcttttatctttcttcagTGTGCACAGTCACGGCAGAGACCACCTTCCTTACCTCTGACACAAAGTGCATGGTCTCTGGCCCAATCCAGGCATCCAGTGTCGCCCGCACAGACCGACCTATGTGGGTCAAGAGATCAActggggcctccctcttctgctGGCCTGGTGGTGCAAAGTCTCGATGAGCCTGGGCCGATGCTGAGTGGAGGAGGATGAGGGCCACTAGGACCATCAGGATAGCTTTGAACAGATGCCTGCTCCACCGTGGACTGCTGCCTAAGCCTGCCATGACTGGGTCTGCCAGGAGAGAAGCACAGGGTAAGCTGAGGGCCAGAACCGGTAGACACAGCCACTCTCCCAGCTCTCAATGCCCCAACATCCTCCTCTACTCCTCCCCCCCAGCAAGCACCTAAGCTAGAAAGGGCTGTTAGCTGAGACAGAAAGGACTAGGACTTCCAACTTAAGCTGGCCATGACCATCTAATTCACAGGTTCCTCTTTCACATGCTTTACCAGGTGCATATTGATTAACCAGCAAGTATTATTCAATGTCAAAGAGTGAGAAGATCTCTCTAAGGTATATGCCAGTTATAAAAATCTGAAGGACTGTCTCTGTGTCTTAGGTGCGTGCTATGGAcgtaaaagaattataaagactCTAAGGCTTTGTCCCAAGAAGCTTATAATCTACTTAAGATAAAGCTGATAtagaaaataacttcaaaatagCAGACAAGTAGGGTTACCAccatataatgataaaaagaaaagtgagtgTCCCTTCGACAGCTCAGCTGGTAGAGCAGAGCACTATAGCTAATTCCTCAGCAGGAGAAAAGTGCTCAGTTATGTGCTCAAACAAGAATAACTGTACACATGCCACTTGCTCTGCAGGACCATCATGTGAGGTGGCCATGACCCTGCTCACCCCTGTTGGTACAGAtgagaagaaactgagactcagaagtTAAGAATTTGCTCATAGTCACTGGGCTAAGAAGTAGAAAGGTCAGGATTTGAACATAAGCTTCTGCTTCCAAATCCCACATTCTCCTTATCAGTTTTAGTGGGgatacaaaacaagaaaaaaagaaaacaaatcccaCATTCATTGAGAGTCAAGGTATACAGTGGATCTCAACCTTGGCTGCTCATTGGAATTACCTAGAATCTTCACAAAGTACTGAGGTCTGTGTCCCAAGCCCAGAGGTCCTGATGTCATTTCTGGGTGTTGCCTAGGCTTAGACCTGCAAAAGCTCCCCCAGTGATTCCAATGCACAAAGCTGAGAACCACCAATACAAAATGACTTCAATTCCCCACCTCCAAAGGATGTGCTATAGTTTGAATGCCCccctaaaactcatgttgaaatttaattgctggctgggcacggtggctcaagcctgtaatcctaacactctgggaggttgaggaggacgatcgttcaaggtcaagagttcaagaccagccacagcaagagcgagaccccgcctctactaaaaatagaaagaaattcattggccaactaaaaatatatagaggccgggcacagtggctcacgcctgtaatcctagcactctgggaggccaaggcaggcggattgctcgaggtcaggtcgaaatcagcaagagtgagacctcatctctactataaatacaaagaaattaattggccaactaatatatatagaaaaaattagccgggcatggtggcacatgcctgtagtcccagccactcgggaggctgaagtaggaggattgcttgaagcccaggagtttgagtttgctgtgagctgggctgacgccacggcactctacccgggcaacagaatgagactctgtctcaaaaaaaaaaaaaaaaaaaaaaaaaaaaaaaatttaattgcttTTATGATATAGTATTAAAAAGTAGGATCcctaagaggtgattaggtcatgaggactctaccttcatgaatggattaaatgTCATTATCTTGtgagtgggttagttatctcaGGAGTGGGTTCTAGATAAAAATGATGAGTTGGGCCAACTTctatcttcctctctctgtctcatgtGCTTGCTTCGGCCTTCTGCCCTTCTGTCCTGGGATGACCCTCTTctgatgccagcaccatgctcttagatttcccagcctccagaaccatgaaccTAATACATTTCTGTCCattataaatgacccagtctgtggtattgttattgcagcagaaaatggactaagacagtaggCAAAGGCTTAAAGAACAACCCTTAAGGAAAGATATAGTTACTACTAAAAAGCTAACATTTACCTATTAATAGGTCTTGCCATGCACCAActatttcatttaaccctcacaactgCCCACAAGATAGGTATTGCTATTATTCTCTATTTTactgataaataaattgaggAAAGTTAAGTAGTAAGTGGGgaaaccaggatttgaatccaggtgcATCTGACACTGGGCCCCCTCACCCATAACCACTCAGCTGTATCATGTTCAACTAAGTCTCAGAAATGATTTAGAAAGTCATACAATGGATTATTCAAGAACTTAAATAAACTTGGCATCCACCAATCATCTCAGTGAATTACTGGTAAAATTCACCTAACCACTTTGTGCTCTGATCTTTTCTGTAACATGATGCCACAGACAAGTTAAGATCCAACAAGTACCAACTCATTGAAGCAGGTGAGGCTCAGCCAAGGAAAATGTATGCAAGTCCACCTTTTATTTGCCTCCCTGCTGGAGAAATGTCAAACAGCACCAGCAAACCGCCAGGTCTCCTCCAGGCTTCGAAATGAACCTGTAGTTCCGGGAAGTTTCTATGATTCAAACCTAATGATCAGAGGCTAAGCCATGCCCCTGAGATAAGGACAGCCAGGTTTTTGAAGTTTTGCAGTTACCTAGGCACTCAGGGAGTTAGCCAGAAATCCACAGCCATTGTgatgaaggagagggagagaagggtgTTCCCATTTTTTGCTtagtgggaaggaggagggtcaaagaaagagaactaaaaatacCACATTTGGGGTACTTTCTGGCTCCAAAACAGCTGCTCTAAGCCCCTCCTGAGGCCTCAAGGGTCAAGCAGGGCTACAAAACGCACAATTTATGTGGAAGTACCTCAGACCGGGAAAGCCTTCCACTCTTTTTGGCACAAATTAAGAACCAGATGGCTCCTGCCTGCCAGTGGTCAGAGATGAGGACAGCATAGGTCAGTTCCCAAGCTATGTGGGTCATAACCACGTTGGGGACTTAAAGAGCAAGGTTGCTATCTTGGGTTGGATCCTGTATCCAAGGACCTCCACGAGGGGGGAATCAGATGTCGTCTCCTCCACCTTAGAAGGTCAGGGTGCTATGAGCTGCTCCTCCCACGGCAGCCTGCTGTGCTCTGTGCCAGCCTCAACTTTCAAGTGGCCACCTGCCTCAGTTCAGGGGAGCTGGGGGACCTTGAAGTAAACCCTCCACAGTGAGGCTGGCATCACCATGCAAGCTGACTTTCCAAAGTGTACCAGAAACCAAATCTAACAGGATTTTGGAGTGCACCCTTTAGAAATAATGAGTGTGGATGACTGGCTGGCTGgttcattttttcaaattgttttaacAGGATTCCTTCTCATTTCTTCCAGGTTAGTCCTAAGCAGTGTGAACTCCCTATTCATTATGCCTCCTCATTTTGGCCTAATCAAACACTTACAATAAAGAAAGAGGCCATGGTACTCAAGAGCCGAAGCAGTCTCAACCTCTGAGAAGAGGAAGCATGTCTTAAACTTTTTCACCTCCTGTAATGCCTGGCTTCAGACAAATGGCAGGCACTCAACAACtacaacaaataataataataatatatataaattataactttGTGTGGTGctttaaaatttacaaagtacTTGTTACTTTACCATCTCATTTAACTCTTACAACAATCTTTCAAGGTATTACTACTGTCCCCATTTCACTATGAAAAGTATGGCttagagaggtcaagtgacttatCCAAGATCACAGAGCAGAACCAGGGACTTGACTGCAGAACCTAGGATCTCAATCTTGCCCTTTTGCTTGCCCCAAACCCCCACGCTGCCTTGagaagacatggtccctgccctcaaggagattAAAGTTTTGCCAAACATCAACAAGCTCAAAGTAGGAGGACATGAGGACTCCCATGAGGAAACCACCTACCAGGAGATGACACACTGGCTGGGCTTACAGGTCATGGGTTTGTATCAAGAGGTATGAGAAGATAGTAAAAGATGGGGACAAGACCTGCCACTTTTGTCCAGGTAGCTGCAATATGGCTAAGATGGAGTCAGGAGAACCCAGGTGGGCTGGGGAAACTGCTTAACTTACTATGACAGTGAGAAAGTACTACTGCTTATGTTTAGCTATGGTTTGCTACAGGGCTAGGGTGGGGGTTCACACACCTCCCGCCAAGGCTgcttcctcttcttctctttcctttggttAGTTTCCTTTCATGCTATGAATCACTGTGTGGCAGAAGGGGCAGCTGACTTAGTGCCCCCTGCCGGACCTGACTGTTCCATCACTGCTCATAGCTGCCCCTATGGAGTAGCGGTTCTCAACTCGCTGCCCATCGGAACTCCTGTGCAGCCTGTTAAACAAGGATGTCTGTCCCACCCAGAGTCACCTACTCAGACTCTCCCACAGAGGGGCTCAGCCTTTTGTTTGTAAAGCTCCCCAGGAATTTCTGATGCATAACCAGACAGCTGCTACAGATAAATAGCAGCACAGGGGAAAGCCTCAAAAATGTAGGAGTGTACAAAGAACCCCAGACTTCCCTCCCAGGCTCAACTGTGCCACAAACTAAAAGCCACTACCTTTATGCCTGTTAGTTAACCTGTCTGGGTTCCATTCTCCTCAAATATAAAACGGGGTGAAGCCAAACCGGGTTAAAAGTTGCTGCAAAGAGTTAAGATGTTACTGCAAGGACTTTATAGATGTCTATAGAAATACTTGCAGCAGACAAATGGCTAATATACCACTCACCACACTGTAGTGTAACTTAGCAGTTTATCAGCCTGCCTCCCCATTAGACTGAGAGCCTCCTGGTCAGACTTGACATCTAACTTTTCTTGGAATCCCCAGAGACTAGCACAGAGAGATGactaataaatgcttgt
It includes:
- the TMEM109 gene encoding voltage-gated monoatomic cation channel TMEM109 is translated as MAGLGSSPRWSRHLFKAILMVLVALILLHSASAQAHRDFAPPGQQKREAPVDLLTHIGRSVRATLDAWIGPETMHFVSETSSQVMWGISSAISMAFFALSGIAAQLLNALGLDGDHITEGLKLSPGQVQTFLLWGAGALVMYWLLSLLLGLVLALLGRILWGLKLVIFLAGFVALVRSVPDPSTRALLLLALLTLYALLSRLTGTRASGAHLEAKVRGLERQVEEMRWRQRRAAKGPRSMEEE